A window from Aliamphritea hakodatensis encodes these proteins:
- the adk gene encoding adenylate kinase, translated as MRIILLGAPGAGKGTQAQYICDKYSIPQISTGDMLRAAVKAGTPLGIEAKKVMDAGGLVSDDIIIGLVKERIKEADCVNGCLFDGFPRTIPQADAMKDAGVEIDAVVEIDVADEEIIKRMSGRRVHPGSGRTYHVVFNPPKEEGKDDVTGEDLVQRDDDQEETVRLRLGVYHEQTAPLVSYYKGWSEEAPESAPQYKYIAGVGSVDDIRDAVFAALDA; from the coding sequence ATGCGTATCATTCTTTTAGGTGCCCCGGGTGCCGGTAAAGGTACTCAGGCACAGTATATTTGTGACAAGTACAGCATTCCACAGATCTCAACCGGCGATATGTTACGCGCGGCGGTAAAAGCAGGTACGCCTCTGGGTATTGAAGCTAAAAAGGTAATGGACGCTGGTGGTCTGGTATCTGATGACATTATCATTGGTCTGGTTAAAGAGCGTATTAAAGAAGCTGACTGCGTAAATGGTTGCCTGTTTGACGGTTTCCCGCGGACCATTCCTCAGGCCGATGCTATGAAGGATGCCGGTGTCGAGATTGATGCCGTGGTTGAAATCGATGTTGCTGACGAAGAAATCATCAAGCGTATGAGCGGTCGCCGTGTTCACCCGGGTTCTGGACGTACTTACCACGTGGTTTTCAATCCGCCTAAAGAAGAAGGCAAAGATGACGTAACCGGAGAAGATCTGGTTCAGCGTGATGATGATCAGGAAGAAACTGTACGTCTGCGTCTGGGTGTATACCATGAGCAAACTGCACCACTGGTTAGCTACTACAAGGGCTGGTCTGAAGAAGCGCCTGAGTCTGCGCCGCAGTATAAGTATATTGCCGGTGTTGGCAGCGTAGACGATATCAGGGATGCAGTATTTGCAGCACTGGATGCCTGA